GATCGCTTCGTCGTGGCGGCCCGCGTGCTGGAAGATCCAGGCCGGCCGGGCCGCGAACTCGACCACCTCGGGCTGCTGGCGGCTCGCGCGGCGGGCGGCGACGAGCGCCTCCTCGGTGCGGCCGAGCATCGCCAGGGCGGTGGCTTGGTACTGGAGCGGTCCGCTGTCGCTCGCGCCCCACACACGGTGGCTCTCGCCCCAGGCGAACGCCCGCTGGGCCGCTTCGTACTGTTCGGCGATGAGCATGTCGAAGCCCCACTCCAGGGCGGCCTCGGCCGCCGGCAGCAAGGCGAGCCGCACCTCGGGAGTTGGCTCCTCGTCAGCGGGGACGTCGGCGTTTGAGGGCAACAGCCGCTCGCACGTCTCCTGCCAGCACGAGGAGGCGATGTCGTGCCGCTCGAGCGAGGCCGACAGGCGCCGTGCGGCGGTCAGTTGGGCGTCGCTCCAGTCCGGTGGGGCGACGCGGTCGAGCCGCTCGATCAATCGTTGGCGGAGCGCGTCGCGGCCGTCGGCGGCCAGCGCCTTCTCGATCGCCGCGGCGTGTTCGTCGAGCGAGAGCGTGCGTTCGGCGAGCCGGGCGACCAGTTCGAACAGCTCCGCCGCCTTGCCGCCCGAGGCGAGCGTCTCGATCAGCCGATCGGCGCCCTCGGCCAAGGCGGCGTCGTCGAGCGGGTTGGCGGGGCGGTCTTGTGTGAGCCGGGTCATCGGGTCGCTGTCGACGAGCGGCGTAACGACCGATCGGTAGGCGGCGATGGCGCGATCGGCTTCGTCCGATCGGCGCAGTGCGTCGCCCCAGACGATCTGGGCGAGCGGGTCGTTGGGGCGCCGCTGCGCGAGCCGGCCGAGCGCGGCGAGTTCGCGCTGGGGGCCGCCGAGGCGGCGGTGCAGTTGGCCGTACAGTTCGTAAGGCGACAGGCCCAAGCCTCCGGCCGCGCCGTCGATGGCGCCCGCCAACGCGTCGAGCGCGGCGAGCGGCGCCCCGCGGGCTTCGGCCGTGCGGGCGAGCCAGAACTTGGCGCGGGGCGCCTCGGACGGGTCCTCGGCGAGCCGCTCGAAGGCGTACTGAGCGTCGGCGTGGGCGCCCGACTCGAGCGCGCAGACGCCGATCAGCTGCCAAGTGGCGGTGAGGCCGGCGCCCAGCGCGCGGCCCAGCCGGTCGCCCGCACCGCCCGGCCGACGCAGCGCCGCCAGCGGCGCCTCGAACGCGTGGGTCGCCGCCGCCGGGTCTCCTGAGAGGTACTCGGCCCGGGCCCATTCGATACGCAGCATGAGGCGGCCCGCTTGGTCGTCGGCCGATGGCTTGGAGCCTGGCGTGGCGTCGACAAACCGGGCGGAGAGCGCGCGATAGAGCAGAGCGGCGTGGCGCCACTCGCGGCGTTCGGCCGCCATCAGCGCGAGACGCCTGAGCAGCACCGGGTCGTCGATCACGGCGTGGGCGTGGGGGGCGTCGCTCGGCAGCTTGATCGCGTAGCGGACCGCCTCCTCGGGACGCGACAGGCTCAGCGCCAGCGGCACGGCCTCGCGCTGCGCCTCTTCGGCCAGAGGGGGGCAGCTGCGCGCGGCGCGTTGGTACTGACGCAGGGCGCCCTCGGCGTCGCCGCGGCGGTAGAGCGAGCGGGCGGTCGCGAAGTGCGCGGCCGCCAAGCGGCGGTCCTCCGATTCGAATCGCGCGAGCAGCGTGGCGCTGTCGGCGGCGTCGGCCTGGGGGGCGGGCGGCGCGTCGGCTCGGGCGCCCCGGCCAGCGGCCAAAAAAGCCGCTGCCGTCAGCGCGACGAGCAACCAGTTGCGAGAGGAGGCGATCACTGCGAGGGGGATCCGATCGGGCCGCACGAAGCGGCTCACTTCGGCTTGCGCTTCGTGATCTTCGAGGCGGAGGTCTTCTTTTTCTTGGTTTTGCTTTTGGTCGTCGGCTTGCTCTTGGCGGCGGAAGAGGCCGTCGATGGCGCCGCCTTCTTCTTTTTCTTGACGACCTTCTTCTTCGCCGCCGGCTTGGCGGCCTTCTTGGTGGCGGCCTTCTTCTTCGTGGTCCCGGACTTCGGCGCCGCCTTGGACGCGGTCTTTTTGGTCGCCGGTTTCTTCTTGTCGGCCGGCTTGGCGGCGGCCTTTTTGACGGTCGACTTCTTGGCGGGCGCGGCCGCTTCGGCGGGCGCCGCCTTCTTGGCGGGCTTCTTCGCTTCGGGCTTCTTTGTTTCGGGCGGCTTGGCCTCGGTCTTGGCGGCGGGCTTCTTGGCCGCCGGCTCGGGCTTGGGTTTGGGCTTCGGCTCGGGCTTGGGAAGACGCTTGGGGAGCCGGTCTTTGCACTTCGGGTCGATCGCCAAAAGCAGCTTGCGCGCCGCGGGGCCGTACGGGCTGCGGCCGACCTCCACGCCGAGTTGGTGCAGCAGCGATCCGGCCTCGACACCCTTGTTCTTGGGGATCGCACGCTCGAGGCCGGGCGCCTGGCCCTTCTTGGCCTCGGCTTCGGTGATCACGTCGAGCACCACGAGCGAGAGTAGCAGCCCCTTGTTGACCGGGATGTTGTGACCACCCAGGCCGTTCTGCACCGCGTAGGCGACGATGAACGGCGTGACGCCGTCGTGCTTTTCGAGCTGCTTGACCGACTGGCCAAGGTTTTGCTTCTTCATCGTCTCGATGTCGAAGGCGTAAACGCTCTCGAACACGCTCTGCAGCGTGCGCTTCAACCGGTCGGCGGACTGCACGGGGTCGTTGAGACCCTTGAGAACGCCGGCAAGCTCGGTGCGGGTGCTGACCCGAACCTCGTTCCAATCAAAGTAGTCGCCGCGGAGCGTCTCGAACGCCTTCTGGGCGGCTTCGTGGTTCGAGTTCTCCACCAGGCACGCGTAAAGCAGCGTGTCGAGCAGCGGCAGCTGCGGCGGCGTGGTCGGTTTGAACTGCTTCTTGAGCGCGGTAACGATCTTCGTGATGCGTGAAGCGCGGTTCGTCGTGGCCATGGCTGCTGCGGGGAGGCGAGTCGTTGGTTCGGCGGTCGCTGGGGGGGAAGGGGACGCTGCGGCGCCCGCCCAAGCGGCGGTCTTAACTTTAATCCAAGGAGACTAGGAGTCCGAGTCTTTCTCGGCGGTTTCGGCCGGGGGGGCGTCGTCCGCGTGCGGGGCTTCCGGCGGTGGGTCGTCGGTCGCCGGCTCGTCTTCGGGGAGCACTTCGGCGAGCGCCTTGGCGATGGCGATCGATTTCTTCACGCCCTGGTCGAGCACGAACTTCAGCTTGGGGGTGTAGCGGGTGTCGATGCGGTTGGCCAGCTTCGACTGCAGGAACCCCGCCGCGCTCTCAAGGCCGTGCAGGCAGCGGCTCTGGGCGGCGTCGTTGCCCATGACCGAGACGTTGACCTTGGCCAAACGCAGGTCGGGCGACACCTCGACCCCGGTGACGGTGACCCCCTCGACGCGTGGGTCGGACAGGTCGGTCAGGATGGCCATGCCGACGACTTCGCGGATCGCTTCGGCGGCCTTGAGGACTCGGCGTGAGGTCATGGGGCAGGTGCAGGAAACGCCAGGGTAGATAGGGGAAGGGCCACACAGCGAGGGCGGCCGCGGCGACCGCCCTCAGGAAATCAGTCGTCGAAACTGCGACCGATCTCTTCGATTTTGTAGGCCTCGAACAGGTCGCCCTCCTTGATGTCGTTGAACCCGGCGAGCTTGATGCCACACTCGTAGCCCTCGCGCACCTCCTTGGCGTCGTCCTTCTCACGCCGCAGGGTGTCGACCGCGTAGTCGCCGATGATCGTGTTGTCGCGGATCACCCGCACACGGGCGTCGCGTGAAACCACGCCTTGCAGCACGCGGCAACCGGCGATCGAGCCGATGCGGCTGATCTTGAACACCAGCTGCACGAGCACGCGGCCGAGCTCGACCTCGCGTTGCTCGGGCTTGAGCATGCCCTCCATCGCCGAGCGGAGCTCGTCGGTGATCTTGTAGATCACGCCGTAGCGGCGGATCTGGACGCCGACCTCGCTGGCCCGGGCGCGGGCCTTGTCGTCCGGCACGACGTTGAACGCGATGACGATCGCGTCCGACGCTTCGGCCAGCACGATGTCGCCCTCGGTGATGCCGCCGACGCCCTTCTGCAGGATGCGGAGTCGCACCTCGGGGTGGTCGAGCTTCTCGAGCTCTTTCTCGATCGCCTCGATCGAGCCACGCACGTCGGCCCGGATGATGAGGTTGAGGGTCTGCACCTCTTCGGCGCCTTCGAGGCGGTCGAACAGGTTCTCGAGCGTCACCTGCTGGTAGCCGGTGGCGCCGAGGAAGTCGGAGCGTTCGGCGTGCGCGCGGGCCTCGGCGATCTCGCGTGCCTGCGAGATGTCGTCGAGCACGTACATCCGCTCGCCGGCGCCCGGCGCCGTGTCGAGACCGGTCAGGTTGACCGGCGTGCTCGGCAGCGCCTCGGTCAGCCGCTTCTTGGGGTCGAGCGGGTCGTACATCGCCTTGACGCGTCCGTAGGCGTCGCCGCAGACGATGATGTCGCCCACCCGCAGCGTGCCGTTGGTGACCATCACCTTGGTGACGACGCCGCGGTCCGAGTCTTGCTGCGACTCGAGGCAGGCGCCGATCGCCGGGCGATTCGGATTGGCGGTGTACTCGTGCAACTCGGCGACGGTGAGCAGCGTGTCGAGCAGGTCGTCGAGCCCCTCGCCCGTCATGGCGCTGGTCTTGATGACCTCGACCTCGCCGCCCCACTCGCTCGGCAGCAAGTCGTTGGCCGCCAGGCCCTGCATGGCGCGGTTGATGTCGACGCCAGGCAGGTCGCACTTGTTCAGGGCGACGACGATCGGCACGTCGGCCGCCTTGGCGTGCGAGATCGCCTCTTCGGTTTGGGGCATGACGCCGTCGTCGGCCGCCACCACGATGACCGCGATGTCGGTCACGTTGGCGCCGCGGGCGCGCATCTCGGTGAACGCGGCGTGGCCCGGCGTGTCGACAAAGGCGATCGGCTTGTTGTCCTTGTCGATCTGGTACGCGCGGATGTGCTGCGTGATGCCTCCGCTCTCGCCGCCGGCCACGTCGATGCCGATCAGCTTGTCGAGCAGCGACGTCTTGCCGTGGTCGACGTGCCCCAGGAACGTGATCACGGGGGCCCGGGCGACGAGGTCCTCGGCCGGGTCCTCGCGGTCTTCCAGGGCCGTGAGCACGCGGTCTTCGAGCGTCTCGGGCTGGGCGAAATCGACGTCGAGGTCGAGCTCGGCGGCGATGAACTCGGTCAGCTCCGGGTCGATCTGAGCCGTGATGGTGGTCATCACGCCCTCGGCCATCAGGATCCGCAAGATCTGGGCCGCCGGCACGCCGGCCGACTCACTCAGTTCCTTGACCGTGCACGGCAGCTGGACGGTGATGCGGCCCTTGCGCGGGGCGGCGGTGTTGATGCCTGTGCGTTTGCGCCGGGTGCGGAACGAACGGCGCGGCATGCGCGAAGAGCCGCCCGAGCGGTTGCGGCTGAGCTGACGCTGCTCGCGGCCGCCGAGCATCGGCTTGTTGGGGTCGCGTGCGGCGGCGCCTCCGGCGGCGGTCCCACGACCGCGTCCGCCGGTCTCGTCGGTGCGGCTGCGGATCTTCTCGGCCTCGAGGGTCCGCTCGGCGCGCTTCAGGTGAGCGGCGAGCGGCTTGGCGCCGATCTTCCCGCCGGTGAGCACCTCGGCCGGCAGCTTCATGTCGGGCTTCTGCGCCGGGCCGCCCTCTTCCTTGGCGGTCTTCTTCGGAGCGGCCGGCGCTGCGGTCGGCATGGCGGCCAGCTTGACCACGGGGCGCGGCTTGGGGGCGTCGCCCTGCTTGCGGGGCGTCTTGGCGCCTTGGCCGCCACCACCGCCGCCGCCGCCGACGACCGGCATCCGGCCGCTGCCGCCGCCGGGGGTCATGTAGTCTTCACGACGCACCATGCCGGCCAACGGGCCGGGGCGCGAGAGGTCGGAACGCTCCTCGGTCGAGGACTCGGCGGCTTCCGAGCCGCCGGCGTCTTCTCCGGCCGGCTTGGCTTCGCTCGACTGAGGCTCAGTCGGCTTCGCTTCGGCCGCTTCTCCGGCGGGCGTTGGCTGGGGGGCTTCCGCGGGCGCCGGCGTGGCCGGCGGCTCCGACGCGTCCGCGGCCACGGCGGCATCGGGCGTTTCGGCGGGGGCCTCGGGCGCGGGGTCGGCGGGCGGCTTGGGATCGGCCTTCTTGGGGACGATCACCCGCATGCGGCCGGTCTTGGAGTCGGGGCGCGAGGGGCGCTCCATTGCCGGGGGGGCCTTTGGCGTGCTACCGCCACCGCCGCCCGAGGGCGCAGCGCCCGACGGCTTGTTGGACAAGAAGTCCTTGACCTTGGCAACCTCGTCGTCGGACAAGCTAGCCAGGGCCGAGCCCTTGCCTGTCACGCCCGCGCGGGTGCAGATATCGACCAGCTCTTTGCTGTCGACTGCGAGTTCCTTCGCCAGGGAATAGATGCGAACCGCCAAGAGTTTTACTCTCCCATTGTCGCCCGAGTCGCGGGGCCTGGCGGGCCTCTACGCGCGTTGGGTCGGTCGTGTCGTTTAAGAGGTCATGAACGTGTCTCCCGACAAGCGACCGCCAATTGCCTTGACGGGCGTTTTTCGTTCGTTTGTTTTGGTAGGTTCGCTCGAGGCGGGTGGCCGCGAGCCCTGTTCCGTTAGCCTGTTACGCCAGCACTGTATCGTCGCTTGCCAACGGTCTTCGCCTCTGGTTGTGGCGAAGACCCGCTATTATGCAGCGCCTCGGGCCACACACGCGAGGGGCCCCTGTGGCGTTTTGGGGAGTTTTCCGTAGAAAACTCCCCTTATATGTCTCGAATCGGTCACCACGGTCGGGCTGGCGGGTCTTGCAGTTGGCCCCAGTCCCGGCTGGCAGCACGGCCAGTCCCGGTTGCCAGCACGGGGCCAGCAGTGGGGGGGAGCCGCTTGCCGTGCCGCTGATCAGCGGGCGAACGCGTCGCCCGGAGCCAGGGGAGCCCGACCGCCGTGTGGTCGGTTATTTGCTCGCCTCGGGGCTTGCGGGGGTCGGCTCTTCTTCTTCGCCCGTCGCCGCTTCGGCGGCAGGCTCCTCGGCGACAGCCTCCTCGCTGGCGGCCTCTGCGGCCGGCGCGACATCGGCTGGGGCTTCTTCGGTGGCTGGG
The Pseudobythopirellula maris DNA segment above includes these coding regions:
- a CDS encoding tetratricopeptide repeat protein; the encoded protein is MIASSRNWLLVALTAAAFLAAGRGARADAPPAPQADAADSATLLARFESEDRRLAAAHFATARSLYRRGDAEGALRQYQRAARSCPPLAEEAQREAVPLALSLSRPEEAVRYAIKLPSDAPHAHAVIDDPVLLRRLALMAAERREWRHAALLYRALSARFVDATPGSKPSADDQAGRLMLRIEWARAEYLSGDPAAATHAFEAPLAALRRPGGAGDRLGRALGAGLTATWQLIGVCALESGAHADAQYAFERLAEDPSEAPRAKFWLARTAEARGAPLAALDALAGAIDGAAGGLGLSPYELYGQLHRRLGGPQRELAALGRLAQRRPNDPLAQIVWGDALRRSDEADRAIAAYRSVVTPLVDSDPMTRLTQDRPANPLDDAALAEGADRLIETLASGGKAAELFELVARLAERTLSLDEHAAAIEKALAADGRDALRQRLIERLDRVAPPDWSDAQLTAARRLSASLERHDIASSCWQETCERLLPSNADVPADEEPTPEVRLALLPAAEAALEWGFDMLIAEQYEAAQRAFAWGESHRVWGASDSGPLQYQATALAMLGRTEEALVAARRASRQQPEVVEFAARPAWIFQHAGRHDEAIAEYQELVGRFANDRDAATRQTLKDSRLALSALLAQEGDYAAAAEELQRVLDEFPESPGASNDLAYLWSEAPADASRINGEGRGARLASALRLARAAVASRPSSAAYHDTLGWVLFRLGDQQAAIDELRRAVELADAEGDPDGVLHDHLGDALAQGGQDESARRAWRQAIELLEESDPEMAEAVRAKLP
- the rbfA gene encoding 30S ribosome-binding factor RbfA; this encodes MTSRRVLKAAEAIREVVGMAILTDLSDPRVEGVTVTGVEVSPDLRLAKVNVSVMGNDAAQSRCLHGLESAAGFLQSKLANRIDTRYTPKLKFVLDQGVKKSIAIAKALAEVLPEDEPATDDPPPEAPHADDAPPAETAEKDSDS
- the infB gene encoding translation initiation factor IF-2 produces the protein MAVRIYSLAKELAVDSKELVDICTRAGVTGKGSALASLSDDEVAKVKDFLSNKPSGAAPSGGGGGSTPKAPPAMERPSRPDSKTGRMRVIVPKKADPKPPADPAPEAPAETPDAAVAADASEPPATPAPAEAPQPTPAGEAAEAKPTEPQSSEAKPAGEDAGGSEAAESSTEERSDLSRPGPLAGMVRREDYMTPGGGSGRMPVVGGGGGGGGQGAKTPRKQGDAPKPRPVVKLAAMPTAAPAAPKKTAKEEGGPAQKPDMKLPAEVLTGGKIGAKPLAAHLKRAERTLEAEKIRSRTDETGGRGRGTAAGGAAARDPNKPMLGGREQRQLSRNRSGGSSRMPRRSFRTRRKRTGINTAAPRKGRITVQLPCTVKELSESAGVPAAQILRILMAEGVMTTITAQIDPELTEFIAAELDLDVDFAQPETLEDRVLTALEDREDPAEDLVARAPVITFLGHVDHGKTSLLDKLIGIDVAGGESGGITQHIRAYQIDKDNKPIAFVDTPGHAAFTEMRARGANVTDIAVIVVAADDGVMPQTEEAISHAKAADVPIVVALNKCDLPGVDINRAMQGLAANDLLPSEWGGEVEVIKTSAMTGEGLDDLLDTLLTVAELHEYTANPNRPAIGACLESQQDSDRGVVTKVMVTNGTLRVGDIIVCGDAYGRVKAMYDPLDPKKRLTEALPSTPVNLTGLDTAPGAGERMYVLDDISQAREIAEARAHAERSDFLGATGYQQVTLENLFDRLEGAEEVQTLNLIIRADVRGSIEAIEKELEKLDHPEVRLRILQKGVGGITEGDIVLAEASDAIVIAFNVVPDDKARARASEVGVQIRRYGVIYKITDELRSAMEGMLKPEQREVELGRVLVQLVFKISRIGSIAGCRVLQGVVSRDARVRVIRDNTIIGDYAVDTLRREKDDAKEVREGYECGIKLAGFNDIKEGDLFEAYKIEEIGRSFDD